The following is a genomic window from Crossiella equi.
GGCCTCGACCTCACCGGTCACCGGGGACGGCACCGGCGGCAAGTCACGCTTCTTGCGGCCGATCGTGGCAAGGACGTCGCCGCCGGTCTCGGCGAACCGCCTGGCGACCAGCCGCAGCGTCTCACCCGAGACCTCAAGCCGGTCCGCGATCACTTCCTTCGGCTCAGGCTCGCCCACCGAGGTGTCCATGAGGTTCTGAGGTTCCCCCGGTAGCTCGGAGACTTTCAAGCATGGTCCGATAGGGCCTGAAGGGAGTCGTCCGTGGCAGCACCGAAGAAGTACCCCGACGAGCTGAGGGCTCGTGCAGTCCGGCTGTATCGAGAGTCTGATCCCAAGCCGGTGATCCGCCGTCTGGCCGAGCAGCTCGGGGTGCATCACGAAGCGTTGCGTAACTGGATCCGGCAGGACGAGGCCGACCGGGGCGAGCGCGCCGACCGGCCCACGACCAGCGAGTCGGAGGAGTTGCGCCGGTTGCGGCGGGAGAACGCGGAACTCAAGCGGGCCAACGAGATCCTCAAGGCCGCGAGCGCTTTTTTCGCCTCGGAACTCGACCCGACCCGGCGACGGTCGTGAAGCTCGTCCCGCAGCTTCGCGGCCGCTTCGGGGTCGAGCCCATCCTCCGGGTCCTCGGTATCGCCTCCTCCACCTACTACGGCTGGGTCCAGCGCCAGACAGACCCGTCGCCGCGCCAGCGCCAGGACGAGGAGCTGGTGGCCGAGATCGTGGACATCCACACGACCTCCGGTGGCACCTACGGCAGCCCGCGGGTGCACGCCACCCTGCGCCGCCGCGGGATCCGGGTGTCACGCAAGCGGGTCGAGCGGCTGATGCGCGGCCACGAGCTGCAGGGCGCGTTCCTGCGCAAGAAGTGGCGAACACCCTCGACCCGCCGCGATCCACGAGCCATGCCGGCGCCGGATCTGGTCAACCGGTGCTTCACCGCCCCGGCCCCGGACCGGCTGTGGGTGGCCGACGCCACCCGTATCCCCACCGGCGAGGGCGTGTTCTGGCTGGCCGCGGTCCGCGACGCGTTCTCCAACCGGATCGTGGGCTGGAAGACCAGCGACCGCTGCGACACCAGCCTCGTACTCGGCGCGCTGGAATACGGCATCTGGTCCCGCGAGGTCCGTGACGGGCAGCTGATCCATCACAGCGACCGAGGCTCGACCTACACCTCGATCCGCTTCGCGCAACGTCTGGCGGACAACGGAATCCTGCCGTCGATGGGCTCGGTCGGTGACTCTGACGATAACGCGCTGAT
Proteins encoded in this region:
- a CDS encoding helix-turn-helix domain-containing protein → MGEPEPKEVIADRLEVSGETLRLVARRFAETGGDVLATIGRKKRDLPPVPSPVTGEVEARLIALACSQPPAGHARWSLRLLEKHVQLTEDIPDLDHSTIGRVLKKRNCVLI
- a CDS encoding transposase translates to MAAPKKYPDELRARAVRLYRESDPKPVIRRLAEQLGVHHEALRNWIRQDEADRGERADRPTTSESEELRRLRRENAELKRANEILKAASAFFASELDPTRRRS
- a CDS encoding IS3 family transposase, which produces MKLVPQLRGRFGVEPILRVLGIASSTYYGWVQRQTDPSPRQRQDEELVAEIVDIHTTSGGTYGSPRVHATLRRRGIRVSRKRVERLMRGHELQGAFLRKKWRTPSTRRDPRAMPAPDLVNRCFTAPAPDRLWVADATRIPTGEGVFWLAAVRDAFSNRIVGWKTSDRCDTSLVLGALEYGIWSREVRDGQLIHHSDRGSTYTSIRFAQRLADNGILPSMGSVGDSDDNALMENFFSTLKIELVYRNSWRTRDEAENAIFSYIDAWYNTQRIQKELGWLSPDEYEAAWHADQLEPSIIPASPTGVR